Proteins encoded together in one Priestia aryabhattai window:
- a CDS encoding gamma-glutamyltransferase family protein, which translates to MINKRNTIIVSIVIFSLIVGVCVYQFMFPKQEYAVSTSDPRATKVGMEILKQGGTAVDAAIAISYTLGVVEPYGSGLGGGGGMLIDPADASPTFIDYREIAPKNDKEDEIGVPGFVAGMDYIQHHYGSLSMSKLIDPAINYAENGYKVDKDLHDRLVSYKGNVNEDEIPSFYPDEDAINTGEIVKQHELANTLQKIKEEGPNAFYRGEIADDITEETKVSHKDLRKYEPVERKPLSTNYKGHQIISAPPPFAGATLIQMLKMTDQEDIWKLKESHPSLYYHFLGQISKVAYQDRLKKIADPAFIKETPNDWIDDHYVHLLRNKLNNTETDHTKVSDVEEHESTTHFVVMDGEGTVVSTTNTLSNFFGSGEYVDGFFLNNTLNTFGEGINKREPGKRPRTFTAPTIIREGDEWVMSIGTPGGNRIPQVLTQVIGDYFEDKDSIKNAVENKRVIFDSHKFYSEAKLKQSTKDGLKTYGYDLKNNDNAMFYGGVQALVKDLKKNKIQGDADPRRHGLWEESTD; encoded by the coding sequence ATGATAAATAAACGTAATACGATTATTGTTTCCATTGTCATCTTTTCACTCATAGTAGGTGTATGTGTTTATCAATTTATGTTTCCAAAACAAGAATATGCAGTAAGTACTTCAGATCCTCGCGCCACAAAAGTAGGTATGGAAATTCTTAAACAAGGCGGTACAGCAGTTGATGCGGCTATTGCCATTTCCTACACGCTTGGTGTTGTGGAACCGTACGGATCAGGACTTGGGGGAGGCGGCGGAATGCTGATTGATCCAGCAGATGCCTCTCCAACATTTATTGACTACCGAGAAATTGCACCTAAGAATGATAAAGAAGATGAGATTGGCGTACCAGGATTCGTCGCTGGTATGGATTATATTCAGCACCATTACGGATCTCTGTCGATGAGCAAACTAATCGACCCGGCCATTAACTATGCCGAGAATGGGTACAAAGTGGACAAAGATTTGCACGATAGGCTGGTTTCATACAAAGGTAATGTGAATGAAGATGAAATTCCTAGCTTTTATCCAGATGAGGACGCCATTAACACAGGTGAAATCGTCAAACAGCATGAATTAGCGAACACGCTGCAAAAGATTAAGGAAGAAGGACCAAATGCTTTTTATAGAGGGGAAATTGCAGACGATATTACAGAAGAAACGAAAGTAAGTCACAAAGACTTACGAAAGTATGAGCCTGTTGAGCGCAAACCTCTATCGACTAATTATAAAGGTCATCAAATTATTTCAGCACCTCCTCCTTTTGCTGGTGCTACGCTTATTCAAATGTTAAAAATGACGGATCAAGAAGATATTTGGAAGCTGAAGGAATCGCACCCTAGTCTTTATTATCATTTTCTTGGTCAGATTTCAAAAGTAGCTTATCAAGACCGTTTGAAAAAAATTGCCGATCCGGCTTTTATAAAAGAAACACCAAATGATTGGATCGACGATCATTACGTGCATTTACTTCGTAATAAATTAAATAATACTGAAACAGATCATACCAAAGTAAGCGACGTCGAAGAACATGAAAGTACCACTCATTTTGTTGTCATGGACGGTGAAGGAACCGTTGTATCGACAACGAATACGCTGAGTAATTTCTTCGGCAGCGGTGAATATGTAGATGGGTTCTTTTTGAATAATACGCTCAATACGTTTGGGGAAGGAATTAATAAGCGTGAACCTGGTAAGCGCCCAAGAACATTTACAGCCCCTACCATTATTCGGGAAGGTGATGAATGGGTAATGTCCATTGGCACACCGGGAGGAAATCGCATTCCGCAAGTGTTAACGCAAGTAATTGGGGATTATTTTGAAGACAAAGATTCCATTAAAAACGCAGTAGAAAACAAGCGTGTAATTTTTGATTCTCATAAGTTTTATTCAGAAGCTAAGCTTAAACAGTCAACTAAAGATGGTTTAAAAACGTACGGATATGACTTAAAAAACAATGATAACGCTATGTTTTACGGAGGCGTTCAAGCTCTTGTGAAAGACTTAAAGAAAAATAAAATCCAAGGTGACGCTGATCCGCGCCGCCACGGTTTATGGGAAGAAAGTACAGACTAA
- a CDS encoding CapE family protein yields MIAKRIVGIVGPIAIVAGVVAGLGALKHPATLSTDEQQKIENNVKMIEQTKSAATDAVNDAAAASGK; encoded by the coding sequence ATGATCGCAAAACGAATCGTAGGGATTGTAGGACCAATTGCTATTGTAGCAGGAGTAGTAGCAGGACTTGGAGCTTTAAAACATCCGGCTACTCTTTCAACAGATGAACAGCAAAAAATTGAAAATAACGTAAAAATGATTGAACAAACAAAATCTGCTGCTACAGATGCAGTAAATGATGCTGCGGCAGCTTCTGGAAAATAA
- the sugE gene encoding quaternary ammonium compound efflux SMR transporter SugE, producing the protein MAWIYLIIAGLLEIVWAIGLKYSHGFTELTPTIITIVTIVISFYFFSNALKKIAVGTAYAVFTGIGAAGTAILGMTVLDEGANIGKILFLGLMIFGIIGLKLISTEETEREES; encoded by the coding sequence ATGGCTTGGATTTATCTTATTATCGCTGGTTTGCTCGAGATTGTATGGGCAATCGGCTTAAAATATTCACACGGATTTACTGAATTAACTCCAACAATCATTACGATCGTAACAATTGTCATCAGCTTTTATTTCTTTTCAAATGCCTTAAAAAAAATTGCTGTCGGAACAGCTTATGCAGTATTCACTGGTATAGGAGCTGCTGGCACAGCGATACTCGGAATGACCGTTTTAGACGAAGGAGCAAATATTGGAAAGATTTTATTTTTAGGATTAATGATCTTTGGAATCATCGGTTTAAAGTTAATTTCTACTGAAGAAAC
- the pgsB gene encoding poly-gamma-glutamate synthase PgsB produces the protein MILIILCCLFLVGYGVWEYRRHLRKLHSIPVRVNVNGIRGKSTVTRLITGIVKEAGYKTVGKTTGTQARMIYWHTSEEEPIIRRKEGPNIGEQRRVVNEVADIGAEALICECMAVQPDYQITFQNQLIQAKVGVIVNVLEDHMDVMGPTLDEVAQAFTATIPYDGHLVTIEGPYLEYYKKIAAERNTKVIVADNDKVSEAYLREFDYMVFPDNASIGLAVAEALGIDAETAMRGMLNAQPDPGAMRITTFGDEKNPAFLVNGFAANDASSTLRIWERVDSMNYSEKLPIVIMNCRPDRVDRTEQFAEDVMPYIEADVMIAIGQTTSPIAAAYQRGELPTKEFWDMEGASTEEILERMKPYLKDRIVYGVGNIHGSAEPLVEAIIEMKKMRKAV, from the coding sequence ATGATCTTAATTATCCTATGCTGCCTATTTTTAGTAGGGTATGGCGTTTGGGAGTATCGCAGACATTTACGCAAGCTGCATTCAATTCCTGTACGAGTGAATGTTAATGGTATTCGCGGAAAATCCACCGTTACACGATTGATTACAGGTATTGTAAAAGAAGCAGGTTACAAAACAGTAGGGAAAACGACAGGAACACAAGCGCGTATGATCTACTGGCATACAAGTGAAGAAGAACCAATTATTCGTCGTAAAGAAGGTCCGAACATTGGAGAACAGCGACGGGTGGTAAATGAAGTTGCCGATATTGGTGCGGAAGCTCTTATTTGTGAATGTATGGCGGTACAGCCTGATTATCAAATCACATTCCAAAATCAGCTGATTCAAGCCAAGGTAGGCGTTATTGTAAACGTACTAGAAGATCACATGGATGTAATGGGTCCAACTCTAGATGAAGTTGCTCAAGCGTTCACTGCTACTATTCCTTATGATGGCCACCTTGTTACAATTGAAGGTCCATATTTGGAATACTATAAAAAAATAGCCGCAGAGCGCAACACAAAGGTTATTGTAGCTGACAATGATAAAGTATCTGAAGCGTATTTACGTGAATTTGATTATATGGTTTTCCCTGATAATGCTTCCATCGGTTTAGCAGTAGCAGAAGCACTTGGTATCGATGCTGAAACAGCGATGAGAGGAATGTTAAATGCCCAGCCTGACCCAGGAGCAATGAGAATTACAACGTTTGGCGATGAAAAAAATCCAGCATTTTTAGTAAATGGATTTGCGGCCAACGACGCTTCTTCTACGCTTCGTATTTGGGAACGTGTAGATTCAATGAACTATAGCGAAAAGCTTCCTATTGTCATTATGAACTGCCGTCCGGACCGTGTAGATCGCACGGAGCAATTTGCTGAAGATGTAATGCCATACATTGAAGCGGACGTAATGATTGCAATTGGTCAGACGACCTCACCGATCGCTGCTGCATATCAAAGAGGCGAATTGCCAACAAAAGAATTCTGGGATATGGAAGGCGCTTCTACAGAAGAAATTTTAGAGCGCATGAAGCCTTATTTAAAAGATCGTATTGTATACGGTGTCGGAAATATCCACGGTTCAGCCGAGCCGCTTGTTGAAGCTATTATTGAAATGAAAAAGATGAGAAAAGCAGTTTAA
- a CDS encoding staygreen family protein, with protein sequence MSAFNPQQFSVTYRQGSTPTFPFIGRRYTLTHSEQTDDLFLWIDEKFAVDQLNEQRNELFAEWLHKDGVDTLYVYVFIGNEQTEKSVQAIRYAIFKQEMPYLLKALRYGDATFFRAHPALDRSPIYVHFHSSDKDFHSIRYFQTPSHYA encoded by the coding sequence TTGTCTGCTTTTAATCCTCAGCAATTTAGCGTCACATACCGGCAAGGAAGCACGCCCACCTTTCCTTTTATTGGGCGCCGCTATACGCTCACTCATTCTGAACAAACAGACGATTTATTTCTTTGGATCGACGAAAAATTTGCTGTTGATCAATTAAATGAGCAGCGAAATGAGCTTTTTGCCGAATGGCTCCACAAAGACGGTGTTGATACGCTGTATGTATACGTATTTATTGGAAATGAACAAACAGAAAAGTCTGTTCAAGCCATACGGTATGCTATTTTTAAACAGGAAATGCCTTACTTACTAAAAGCATTGCGCTACGGTGATGCCACATTTTTCAGAGCTCATCCTGCCTTAGATCGTTCCCCCATTTATGTACATTTTCATTCTAGCGACAAAGACTTTCATTCCATTCGTTATTTTCAAACTCCTTCTCATTATGCCTAA
- a CDS encoding gamma-glutamyltransferase family protein, giving the protein MNKKLLLFNIIAFLLLICVIAAFFMTQSSTELSPKKLLKRNNDHSYGVSSSNSLAANIGMDVLKEGGNAVDAAIAISYALNVVEPFGSGIGGGGGMLIAKKDQPATFIDYRETAPTSMSGKNGVPGFVAGMEYIQQKYGTKSMSDLIQPSVEYAEKGFEVDSLLSSRLYYSRGRMDVDDLSAFYPKGEAIEEGETLSQPVLAKTLIKIQREGASAFYKGDLAQDLADATPISKKDLSSYQVTETKPVVSTYNGTEVISAPPPFSGITLIQMLKMAETENLEAMPDKEYYETMNRIKKAAYSDRLKHIGDPVFHNQNLSELVSDDYITNLVNHPTRSSGERDEEHESTTHFVVIDSEGTVVSTTNTLSNFFGTGEQVDGFFLNNNADTFGSKEPNNREPGKRARTFTAPTIIREKGEWAMGIGSPGGTRIPQILTQVLSKNLEGNEPLQEAVNEPRFIFDDSTIYVEPDLNTKNIPSAFRVQTKESDVFYGGIQALTINFQDKQMEGAGDPRRNGVWKTGD; this is encoded by the coding sequence GTGAATAAAAAGTTACTGTTGTTTAATATTATTGCTTTTTTATTATTAATTTGCGTTATAGCCGCTTTTTTTATGACTCAATCGAGTACGGAACTTAGTCCTAAAAAGCTGCTTAAAAGAAATAATGATCATTCTTATGGTGTGAGTTCATCTAATTCTCTGGCAGCAAATATAGGGATGGACGTATTAAAAGAAGGCGGGAATGCAGTAGATGCGGCTATTGCTATTTCGTATGCTCTGAACGTAGTTGAACCTTTTGGATCTGGGATTGGCGGAGGCGGAGGTATGCTAATTGCTAAAAAAGATCAGCCCGCTACCTTTATCGATTACCGGGAAACCGCTCCAACTTCTATGAGCGGTAAAAACGGCGTGCCTGGATTTGTCGCTGGTATGGAATATATTCAGCAGAAGTATGGTACAAAATCAATGAGTGATTTGATTCAGCCCTCTGTTGAATACGCTGAAAAAGGGTTTGAAGTAGACTCTCTTTTATCTTCTCGATTGTATTACTCTAGAGGAAGGATGGATGTGGATGATCTCTCTGCTTTTTATCCGAAGGGAGAAGCAATCGAGGAAGGAGAAACGCTGTCGCAGCCAGTATTAGCTAAAACGTTAATCAAGATTCAGCGAGAAGGTGCATCTGCATTTTATAAAGGAGATCTGGCACAAGATCTTGCTGATGCAACGCCTATTTCTAAAAAAGACTTATCTTCCTATCAAGTAACAGAAACCAAGCCTGTCGTTTCTACTTACAATGGAACTGAAGTTATTTCAGCGCCTCCGCCTTTTTCTGGGATTACACTTATCCAAATGTTAAAAATGGCAGAGACAGAAAATCTTGAAGCAATGCCTGACAAAGAATATTACGAAACGATGAACAGGATTAAAAAAGCAGCTTACTCCGATCGATTAAAACATATAGGAGATCCAGTCTTTCATAATCAAAACTTAAGTGAATTAGTTAGTGATGATTATATAACAAACTTGGTCAATCACCCGACACGTTCTTCAGGTGAAAGAGACGAAGAACACGAAAGTACAACGCATTTTGTTGTTATTGATTCAGAAGGAACCGTTGTATCTACGACAAATACGTTGAGTAACTTTTTTGGTACAGGCGAACAAGTTGACGGTTTTTTTCTTAATAACAATGCTGATACATTTGGAAGCAAAGAACCGAATAATCGTGAGCCTGGAAAAAGAGCAAGAACTTTTACGGCTCCCACCATTATAAGAGAAAAAGGCGAGTGGGCGATGGGAATAGGTTCTCCGGGCGGAACACGGATTCCTCAAATTTTAACTCAAGTACTTTCTAAAAATCTTGAAGGAAATGAACCGCTTCAAGAAGCTGTAAATGAACCAAGATTTATTTTTGACGATTCGACCATTTATGTAGAGCCCGATTTAAATACGAAAAATATTCCTTCTGCATTTCGAGTGCAAACAAAGGAAAGCGACGTATTTTATGGCGGTATCCAAGCGTTAACAATTAACTTTCAAGATAAACAAATGGAAGGAGCGGGAGACCCTAGAAGAAATGGGGTTTGGAAAACAGGAGATTAA
- the pgsC gene encoding poly-gamma-glutamate biosynthesis protein PgsC → MFGSDLYIALVLGVTLSLIFTEKTGVLPAGLIVPGYLALVFDQPITILMIFLISILTYVIVVYGISKVVILYGRRKFTAMLITGIVIKVAFDYFFPILPFEVFELRGIGIIVPGLIANTMQKQGLPLTVGTTVLLSGVTFGIMQVYYLF, encoded by the coding sequence ATGTTCGGATCAGATTTATATATTGCCCTTGTGTTAGGGGTTACACTAAGCTTAATTTTTACAGAAAAAACGGGCGTATTGCCAGCCGGTCTTATCGTACCGGGGTATTTAGCTCTTGTATTTGATCAGCCAATTACCATTTTAATGATTTTCTTAATTAGTATTTTAACGTATGTTATCGTCGTGTACGGAATCTCAAAAGTAGTTATTTTATATGGACGTCGCAAATTTACAGCGATGTTAATTACGGGTATTGTGATTAAAGTTGCATTTGATTATTTCTTCCCAATCTTGCCGTTTGAAGTGTTTGAATTACGCGGAATTGGTATCATTGTACCGGGCTTAATTGCAAATACAATGCAAAAGCAAGGTCTTCCTTTAACAGTTGGAACAACGGTTTTATTAAGTGGTGTAACATTTGGAATTATGCAAGTTTATTATTTATTTTAA
- a CDS encoding TetR/AcrR family transcriptional regulator, whose translation MSELSTVEKIRAAAMELFGEKGYTETSLADISSKVGIKKPSLYAHFKNKDDLFLLTVHDLMNLFLTKLSVIYEQHKTKSAKEQLHCFVVDFCTMIEKDSFGQMYRRLILFPPEHLQSEVKSIFLRSERLSDQILHAIFTQGMAEGEIIERPIDLYINSFYCLTDGLFIQRFYYEPEHYDQKIHDAWTIFWEGIRAK comes from the coding sequence TTGAGTGAATTATCAACTGTAGAAAAAATTAGAGCTGCAGCGATGGAGCTCTTTGGAGAAAAAGGCTATACAGAAACATCGCTTGCTGATATCTCATCAAAAGTAGGTATAAAAAAACCTTCCCTGTACGCTCATTTTAAGAATAAAGACGACTTATTTTTACTAACCGTGCATGATTTAATGAATTTATTTTTAACAAAGTTGTCTGTTATATACGAACAGCATAAAACAAAGTCTGCTAAAGAACAGCTTCATTGCTTTGTTGTAGATTTCTGCACGATGATTGAAAAAGATTCTTTTGGACAGATGTATCGTCGGCTTATTTTGTTTCCACCTGAACATTTGCAGTCGGAAGTAAAATCTATTTTCTTAAGAAGCGAACGATTATCTGATCAAATCTTGCATGCTATTTTTACACAGGGGATGGCTGAAGGAGAAATAATTGAACGTCCCATTGATTTGTATATCAATAGCTTTTATTGTTTAACCGACGGACTGTTCATTCAGCGTTTTTATTACGAACCAGAACATTATGACCAAAAAATCCACGATGCTTGGACGATATTTTGGGAAGGCATACGTGCTAAATAG
- a CDS encoding CapA family protein, producing MKEKKLNFQEKVLMFIKKTKPTTGKQALILTPILIVILALSGWMERSDALENPETANPEANNDLTMTMVGDIMMGRHVREVTERYGEDFVFRNVEPFFKNSDYVSGNYETPILTNDVDSYKAVEKGIHLYSKPADLATVKNAGFDVLNLANNHSMDYSAKGLEDTISTFEANKLDFVGAGRNSEEAKHISYKDADGIRIATVGFTDVYVDGTQAGKNNPGILKADPDLIFSTIQQAKANADLVVVNAHWGEEYDAQPSPRQEGLAKAMVDAGADIIIGHHPHVLQSYDVYKGSVIFYSLGNFIFDQGWSSTKNTAMVQYHLNKQGQAKIDVIPMVIKAGTPTPTDNPWRMKRIYNDLNKFSSNPELLEKERNKFELNLDHSRIIKHAEERKKNEAQAN from the coding sequence TTGAAAGAGAAAAAATTAAACTTTCAAGAAAAAGTATTGATGTTTATAAAGAAAACAAAGCCTACAACTGGCAAGCAAGCTCTTATCTTAACGCCAATTTTAATCGTAATTTTAGCTCTTTCAGGATGGATGGAGCGTTCGGATGCTCTTGAAAACCCTGAGACTGCTAATCCAGAGGCCAATAATGATTTAACGATGACTATGGTCGGAGACATTATGATGGGTCGCCATGTAAGAGAAGTAACTGAACGCTACGGAGAAGATTTTGTATTCCGCAACGTGGAGCCGTTCTTTAAAAATTCGGATTACGTAAGCGGGAACTACGAAACGCCGATTTTAACAAATGACGTAGATTCATATAAAGCAGTGGAAAAAGGTATTCATTTATATAGTAAGCCTGCTGATCTAGCGACCGTTAAAAATGCAGGTTTCGACGTATTAAACTTAGCGAACAACCACTCCATGGACTACAGTGCAAAAGGGTTAGAAGATACGATCTCTACTTTCGAAGCAAACAAATTAGATTTTGTTGGTGCTGGTCGTAATTCTGAAGAAGCAAAACATATTTCGTATAAAGATGCTGACGGTATCCGCATTGCAACCGTAGGTTTTACGGACGTATATGTAGATGGAACTCAGGCTGGAAAAAACAATCCAGGTATTTTAAAAGCAGACCCGGATCTTATTTTCAGCACGATTCAACAAGCGAAAGCAAATGCTGATTTAGTTGTAGTGAATGCCCACTGGGGTGAAGAATACGATGCACAACCAAGTCCTCGTCAAGAAGGACTAGCAAAAGCGATGGTAGACGCTGGTGCGGACATTATCATTGGTCACCATCCGCACGTTCTACAATCATATGACGTATATAAAGGTTCGGTTATTTTCTATAGCTTAGGAAACTTTATTTTTGACCAAGGGTGGTCAAGTACGAAAAATACAGCGATGGTTCAGTATCATTTAAACAAGCAGGGCCAAGCTAAAATTGATGTTATTCCAATGGTTATTAAAGCAGGTACACCAACTCCAACAGATAACCCTTGGCGCATGAAGCGTATTTATAACGATTTAAACAAGTTTTCTTCAAACCCTGAACTGTTAGAAAAAGAACGAAACAAGTTTGAATTAAACTTAGATCATTCTCGCATTATAAAACATGCAGAGGAGCGCAAAAAGAACGAAGCGCAAGCTAACTAA